One segment of Pseudomonas asgharzadehiana DNA contains the following:
- a CDS encoding FadR/GntR family transcriptional regulator: protein MNSIAQAVPEAALQAIRKLIKEQGFGPGDALPSQRELALQLGVSRASLREALSSLSALGVVSVQPGKGVFVQAADESPGFAWPFAAQATPLDIFQLRYALEGFAAGLAAVTLTIDELDSLEDNVEAMRKVLKAGDFEAAARLDFEFHQRILMASGNQAMVSILSASAEVFLESQKLPFIRPERAMETWQEHRKILRALARRASAAAQKTMQEHVRNAALRTGIAFVTPVTP, encoded by the coding sequence ATGAATTCCATCGCCCAAGCCGTACCGGAGGCGGCCCTGCAGGCCATCCGCAAACTGATCAAGGAGCAGGGCTTTGGGCCGGGCGATGCGCTGCCGTCCCAGCGCGAACTGGCACTGCAGTTGGGCGTGAGCCGGGCGTCGTTGCGTGAGGCGTTGTCGTCCTTGAGTGCCTTGGGCGTGGTGAGCGTGCAGCCGGGCAAAGGCGTGTTCGTGCAGGCGGCGGACGAATCGCCGGGGTTTGCCTGGCCTTTCGCGGCCCAGGCTACGCCATTGGATATTTTCCAGTTGCGCTACGCCCTTGAAGGGTTTGCGGCGGGGCTGGCGGCAGTGACCTTGACGATTGATGAACTCGACAGCCTGGAGGATAACGTCGAGGCAATGCGCAAGGTGCTCAAGGCCGGTGACTTCGAAGCGGCCGCGCGGCTGGACTTCGAATTCCACCAGCGCATCCTGATGGCCAGCGGCAACCAGGCGATGGTGAGCATTCTGAGTGCCAGCGCGGAGGTGTTTTTGGAGAGCCAGAAACTACCGTTCATCCGGCCGGAGCGGGCCATGGAGACTTGGCAGGAACACCGCAAGATCCTGCGCGCCCTGGCCCGGCGCGCCAGCGCGGCGGCGCAGAAAACCATGCAGGAACATGTACGTAATGCGGCATTGCGTACAGGTATTGCCTTTGTGACGCCAGTGACGCCCTGA
- the ubiD gene encoding 4-hydroxy-3-polyprenylbenzoate decarboxylase: protein MKFKDLRDFVQQLEQRGELKRIQMPISPVLEMTEICDRTLRNKGPALLFENPTGYDIPVLGNLFGTPDRVAFGMGAESVSELREIGKLLAFLKEPEPPKGLKDAWSKLPIFRKIIAMAPKVVKDAVCQEVVIEGDDVDLAMLPVQTCWPGDVGPLITWGLTVTKGPNKDRQNLGIYRQQVIGRNKVIMRWLSHRGGALDYREWCEKHPGKPFPVSVALGADPATILGAVTPVPDSLSEYAFAGLLRGNRTELVKCRGNDLQVPATAEIILEGVIHPGEMADEGPYGDHTGYYNEVDSFPVFTVERITHRIKPIYHSTYTGRPPDEPAILGVALNEVFVPILQKQFPEITDFYLPPEGCSYRMAIVTMKKSYPGHAKRVMLGVWSFLRQFMYTKFVIVTDDDINARDWNDVIWAITTRMDPKRDTVMIDNTPIDYLDFASPVSGLGSKMGLDATHKWPGETTREWGRVIVKDEAVTARVDAIWKELGID from the coding sequence ATGAAATTCAAGGATCTTCGGGATTTCGTGCAGCAACTTGAGCAGCGCGGAGAGTTGAAACGTATCCAGATGCCGATTTCCCCGGTGCTGGAAATGACTGAGATTTGCGACCGCACCCTGCGTAACAAGGGCCCGGCGCTGCTGTTCGAGAACCCGACCGGCTACGACATTCCGGTGCTCGGCAACCTGTTCGGCACCCCCGATCGCGTGGCTTTTGGCATGGGCGCCGAGTCGGTCAGCGAGCTGCGCGAGATCGGCAAGCTGTTGGCCTTCCTCAAGGAGCCCGAGCCACCCAAGGGCTTGAAGGACGCTTGGTCGAAGCTGCCGATCTTCCGCAAGATCATTGCCATGGCGCCCAAAGTGGTCAAGGACGCGGTGTGCCAGGAAGTGGTCATCGAGGGCGATGACGTCGACCTCGCCATGCTGCCGGTGCAGACCTGCTGGCCCGGCGATGTCGGGCCACTGATCACCTGGGGCCTGACTGTCACCAAAGGCCCGAACAAAGATCGCCAGAACCTCGGTATCTATCGCCAGCAAGTGATCGGCCGTAACAAGGTGATCATGCGCTGGCTGAGCCACCGTGGCGGTGCCCTGGATTACCGTGAATGGTGCGAGAAGCACCCGGGCAAGCCATTTCCGGTCTCCGTGGCCCTGGGCGCCGACCCGGCCACCATCCTCGGCGCCGTGACCCCGGTGCCGGACAGCCTGTCCGAGTACGCCTTCGCGGGCCTGTTGCGCGGTAACCGTACCGAGTTGGTGAAATGCCGTGGCAACGATCTGCAAGTGCCGGCCACTGCGGAAATCATCCTTGAAGGCGTGATTCATCCGGGCGAGATGGCCGATGAAGGCCCTTACGGCGACCACACCGGCTATTACAACGAAGTCGACAGCTTCCCGGTGTTCACCGTGGAGCGCATCACCCACCGCATCAAACCGATCTACCACAGCACCTACACCGGTCGTCCGCCGGATGAACCGGCCATTCTCGGCGTGGCGCTCAATGAAGTGTTCGTGCCGATCCTGCAAAAGCAATTCCCGGAAATCACCGATTTCTATCTGCCGCCCGAAGGCTGCTCTTACCGCATGGCCATCGTGACCATGAAGAAGTCGTACCCAGGGCATGCGAAGCGGGTAATGCTCGGTGTGTGGTCGTTTTTGCGACAGTTCATGTACACCAAGTTCGTTATTGTCACCGACGACGACATCAATGCCCGCGACTGGAATGATGTGATCTGGGCCATCACCACGCGCATGGACCCCAAGCGCGATACGGTGATGATCGACAACACCCCGATCGACTACCTCGACTTCGCGTCGCCGGTGTCTGGCCTGGGTTCGAAGATGGGCCTGGACGCCACCCACAAATGGCCGGGTGAAACCACTCGCGAGTGGGGCCGGGTGATCGTCAAGGATGAAGCCGTGACCGCGCGCGTCGATGCGATCTGGAAAGAATTGGGAATAGATTGA
- the trxA gene encoding thioredoxin TrxA yields the protein MSNDLIKHVTDATFEAEVLKAAGPVLVDYWAEWCGPCKMIAPVLDDIATTFEGKLTIAKLNIDDNQETPAKHGVRGIPTLMLFKNGNVEATKVGALSKSQLQAFLDANI from the coding sequence ATGAGCAACGATCTTATCAAGCACGTCACCGACGCGACCTTTGAGGCCGAAGTACTCAAGGCTGCTGGCCCGGTGCTGGTTGACTACTGGGCTGAATGGTGCGGCCCTTGCAAAATGATCGCTCCGGTTCTGGACGACATTGCGACCACTTTCGAAGGCAAGCTGACCATCGCCAAGCTGAACATCGACGACAACCAGGAAACCCCGGCCAAGCACGGCGTGCGCGGTATTCCTACGCTGATGCTGTTCAAGAACGGCAACGTCGAAGCCACTAAAGTGGGCGCGCTGTCGAAGTCCCAGCTGCAAGCTTTCCTCGACGCCAACATCTAA
- the rho gene encoding transcription termination factor Rho — translation MNLTELKQKPITDLLQLAEEMGIENMARSRKQDVIFSLLKKHAKSGEEISGDGVLEILQDGFGFLRSADASYLAGPDDIYVSPSQIRRFNLRTGDTIVGKIRPPKEGERYFALLKVDTINFDRPENAKNKILFENLTPLFPTVRMKMEAGNGSTEDLTGRVIDLCAPIGKGQRGLIVAPPKAGKTIMLQNIAANIARNNPEVHLIVLLIDERPEEVTEMQRTVRGEVVASTFDEPPTRHVQVAEMVIEKAKRLVEHKKDVVILLDSITRLARAYNTVIPSSGKVLTGGVDAHALEKPKRFFGAARNIEEGGSLTIIATALVETGSKMDEVIYEEFKGTGNMELPLDRRIAEKRVFPAININRSGTRREELLTADDELQRMWILRKLLHPMDEVAAIEFLIDKLKTTKTNDEFFLSMKRK, via the coding sequence ATGAATCTGACTGAACTCAAGCAAAAGCCGATTACCGACCTGCTCCAACTGGCCGAAGAAATGGGCATAGAAAATATGGCCCGTTCGCGCAAGCAGGACGTGATTTTCTCCCTGCTCAAGAAGCACGCGAAAAGCGGCGAGGAAATCTCCGGTGATGGCGTGCTGGAGATTCTCCAGGACGGCTTCGGCTTCCTCCGCTCCGCAGACGCTTCCTATCTCGCCGGCCCAGACGATATCTACGTCTCGCCGAGCCAGATCCGTCGTTTCAACTTGCGCACCGGTGACACCATCGTTGGCAAGATCCGACCTCCGAAGGAAGGCGAGCGCTATTTCGCCCTGCTCAAAGTCGACACGATCAACTTTGATCGTCCGGAGAACGCGAAAAACAAGATTCTCTTCGAGAACCTGACCCCGCTGTTCCCGACTGTGCGCATGAAGATGGAAGCCGGTAACGGTTCCACCGAAGACTTGACCGGCCGTGTGATCGACCTGTGTGCGCCCATCGGTAAAGGCCAGCGTGGTTTGATCGTCGCACCGCCGAAAGCCGGTAAGACCATCATGCTGCAGAACATTGCAGCGAACATCGCGCGTAACAACCCTGAAGTTCACCTGATCGTGCTGCTGATCGATGAGCGTCCGGAAGAAGTGACCGAAATGCAGCGTACCGTGCGCGGCGAAGTGGTTGCCTCGACGTTCGATGAGCCGCCAACCCGCCACGTGCAGGTTGCCGAAATGGTGATCGAGAAGGCCAAGCGCCTGGTCGAACACAAGAAGGATGTGGTGATCCTGCTCGACTCCATCACCCGTCTGGCCCGTGCCTACAACACCGTGATCCCGAGCTCCGGCAAGGTATTGACCGGTGGTGTCGATGCCCACGCCCTGGAGAAACCGAAACGTTTCTTCGGCGCCGCGCGGAACATCGAAGAAGGCGGCTCGCTGACCATTATCGCCACCGCGCTGGTTGAAACCGGCTCGAAGATGGACGAAGTGATCTACGAAGAGTTCAAGGGCACCGGCAACATGGAATTGCCTCTGGACCGTCGCATCGCCGAAAAACGCGTGTTCCCTGCGATCAACATCAACCGCTCCGGCACCCGCCGCGAAGAGTTGCTGACCGCCGACGACGAACTGCAGCGCATGTGGATCCTGCGCAAGCTGCTGCACCCGATGGACGAAGTAGCTGCCATCGAGTTCCTGATCGACAAGCTGAAAACCACCAAGACCAACGACGAGTTCTTCTTGTCGATGAAGCGCAAGTAA